In Triticum aestivum cultivar Chinese Spring chromosome 5B, IWGSC CS RefSeq v2.1, whole genome shotgun sequence, the following proteins share a genomic window:
- the LOC123112423 gene encoding uncharacterized protein produces MSVRIKAVVDRFVKELQEALDADIQDRIMKEREMQSYIQEREREVAEREAAWKAELSRREAEIARQEARLKMEKENLEKEKSVLMGTASNQDNQDGALEITVSGEKYRCLRFSKAKK; encoded by the exons ATGTCTGTGCGGATCAAGGCGGTGGTGGACAGGTTCGTGAAGGAGCTGCAGGAGGCGCTGGACGCGGACATCCAGGACCGCATCATGAAGGAGCGGGAGATGCAGAGCTACATCCAGGAGCGCGAGCGCGAGGTCGCCGAGAGGGAGGCCGCCTGGAAGGCCGAGCTCTCCCGCCGCGAG GCTGAGATTGCGCGGCAAGAGGCGAGGCTGAAGATGGAAAAAGAGAACCTGGAGAAGGAAAAAAGCGTCCTCATGGGAACCGCCTCCAATCAAGACAACCAGGACGGAGCCCTCGAGATCACCGTCAGCGGCGAGAAGTACAGGTGCCTTCGTTTCTCCAAGGCGAAGAAGTGA
- the LOC123112422 gene encoding AT-hook motif nuclear-localized protein 10, which translates to MMEVRASQEQQRGMAGREPFGLPNSPPTPQSSGPVPNMRMTYGEDGNAYFLKPGSAPPPAEAYQPGGGAGLNMPAGPNAAAAGGNGGPAFELNMEEEAAKKRGRAMKYGDDGSTSLALVPVPMPEEPTAVAPGDSGAFSAPAVKPAAGGVLAVPPVGMKKRGRPKGSTNKVKKQDKVMSALAFIGTAGAGFTPHVIAVQAGEDVAAKILSFAQHGVRAVVVLSANGAISNVTLRQSATSGGTVTYEGRFEILSLSGSFTVQETGGHRSRTGGLSVSLASPDGRVLGGGIAGLLIACTPIQVVVGTFNTVAEKKAPKHQAAAAHEPASAPPRMTPNFVPAPIAVPPLATAPISVGMAQNSPPSRGTLSESSGSPMNQGVPAAATPSNSGLSSMPWK; encoded by the exons ATGATGGAGGTGAGGGCGTCGCAGGAGCAGCAGAGAGGGATGGCCGGGAGGGAGCCGTTCGGACTGCCCAACAGCCCGCCCACGCCGCAGTCCTCCGGACCCGTGCCCAACATGCGCATGACCTACGGCGAGGACGGCAACGCCTACTTCCTTAAGCCGGGCTCAGCTCCGCCGCCGGCGGAGGCGTACCAGCCAGGGGGAGGCGCTGGCCTCAACATGCCGGCTGGCCCCAACGCGGCTGCTGCGGGGGGCAATGGCGGGCCAGCGTTCGAGCTCAacatggaggaggaggccgccaagaAGCGCGGCCGCGCAATGAAGTACGGCGACGACGGCTCCACGTCCCTGGCATTGGTGCCCGTGCCCATGCCCGAGGAGCCTACTGCAGTGGCGCCCGGTGATTCCGGGGCTTTCTCGGCGCCGGCCGTCaaaccggcggcgggcggcgtgctgGCGGTGCCGCCGGTGGGGATGAAGAAGCGGGGTCGCCCAAAGGGCTCCACCAACAAGGTGAAGAAGCAAGACAAGGTCATGTCTGCGCTTGCTTTCATCG GGACTGCAGGAGCTGGCTTTACTCCACATGTAATTGCTGTTCAAGCTGGAGAG GATGTGGCTGCAAAGATCCTGTCATTTGCGCAGCATGGAGTTCGTGCAGTTGTTGTTCTTTCAGCAAATGGCGCCATTTCAAACGTGACCCTTAGGCAATCTGCCACTTCAGGTGGGACGGTCACATACGAG GGCCGATTTGAAATACTGTCACTGTCTGGATCGTTCACCGTGCAAGAGACTGGAGGCCATCGTAGCCGGACCGGTGGGCTGAGTGTTTCACTCGCAAGTCCTGATGGCCGCGTCTTGGGTGGCGGAATTGCTGGACTTCTGATTGCCTGCACACCTATTCAG GTTGTGGTGGGAACCTTCAACACGGTCGCCGAGAAGAAGGCGCCGAAGCACCAAGCTGCTGCTGCACATGAGCCCGCATCCGCGCCACCGAGGATGACGCCGAACTTCGTGCCGGCGCCGATCGCCGTGCCGCCGCTCGCGACCGCTCCCATCAGCGTCGGGATGGCCCAGAACAGCCCGCCGTCCAGGGGCACGCTCAGCGAGTCCTCCGGGAGCCCGATGAACCAGGGCGTGCCGGCCGCGGCCACTCCCAGCAACAGCGGCCTGTCCAGCATGCCCTGGAAGTGA